Genomic window (Phragmites australis chromosome 21, lpPhrAust1.1, whole genome shotgun sequence):
TCCAACCTCTAGGATCGATTAGTTTATCACCCTGTTCGGTGAATGGGAAGATGTATGTTATTTGATGCGAGTTCATCGAGGACGCCATGAGCCGGAACAAGCGTGGTCAGCGCAGGTGGCGGCTATGGCTGTGGGTGATGGTTTCTTGGGTTCTTGcggtgatggtggtgaaggGAGGTGCGGAGGTGACGGAGTCGAACCTGGAGGAACTCCGCGACGAGCGGCGCGACCTGCTGGTGCTGCGCGACACGCTGCGGTCCGCGCTGGACCTGCACTCCAACTGGACGGGCCCGCCGTGCCACGGGGGCCGGAGCCGGTGGCACGGCGTGTCGTGCGACGGCGACGGGCGCGTGGTGGGCGTGGCGCTCGACGGCGTGCAGCTGACCGGCGCGCTCCCGCGTGGCGCGCTCCGCAGCGTGTCGCGGCTCGAGGCGCTCAGCCTGCGCGGGAACGCGCTCCGcggcgcgctcccggggctggatGGGCTTGCGCGCCTCCGCGCCGTCGATCTGTCCAGCAACCGGTTCTCGGGACCCATCCCGCTCGAGTACGCCACCTCACTGCGCGCGCTCGAGCGGATCGAGCTCCAGGACAACCTGCTCAACGGCACCGTCCCGGCGTTCGAGCAGCGCGGGCTCGTCGTCTTCAACGTGTCCTACAACTTCCTCCAGGGCGAGGTCCCGGGCACCCGCGCGCTGCGCCGGTTCCCCGTGAGCGCGTTCGACCACAACCTCAGGCTCTGCGGCGAGGCTGTGAATGCCGTGTGCCGGGCGGGGCCGCCGTCGGCCGCTGCTCCAGCCACCGCCGGAACCAGCAGCGACAATCCGGTCGTGAGGCCGGCTAACGACAGAGATCGGGCGGCGCGGAAGCCCGTGCGCTTCAGGCTGGCGACGTGGAGCATCATCGTGATAGCCCTCATCGCCGCGCTGGTCCCGTTCGCGGCCGTGCTCATCTTCCTTCACCACACGAAGAAGAGCCGGGAGGTCCGTCTGGGTGGCCGTGCTGGTGCCGCAGGTGACAGTTCACTTCACTGCCTAACTCTTATCTTTCCTGCGACGTTCTTGAGTGTTGACAGGGACTGTTGCTTTGTGAAATGCAAATTGGCAGGAGCCGGAGACATCAAGGACAAGGCGGAGCAAGGCCGAGGGAGCGGCAGCCGGAGCACGGACTACGGCAAGAGCGAGGAGCTGCAGTTCTTCCGTGCTGACAGGGCCAGCTTCGACCTCGACGAATTGTTCCGGTCCACGGCGGAGATGCTCGGGAAGGGCCGGCTGGGGATCACGTACCGGGTGACACTCGACGCCGGCCCCGTCGTCGTGAAGCGGCTGCGTAACATGGCGCACGTGCCGCGCAGGGACTTCAACCACACCATGCAGATCCTGGGCAAGCTCCGGCACGAGAACGTCGTCGACCTCGTTGCGTGCTACTACTCCAAGGAGGAGAAGCTGGTCGTCTACGAGCACGTCCCCGGGTGCAGCCTCTTCCAGCTGCTGCATGGTA
Coding sequences:
- the LOC133902975 gene encoding probable inactive receptor kinase At3g02880; translation: MSRNKRGQRRWRLWLWVMVSWVLAVMVVKGGAEVTESNLEELRDERRDLLVLRDTLRSALDLHSNWTGPPCHGGRSRWHGVSCDGDGRVVGVALDGVQLTGALPRGALRSVSRLEALSLRGNALRGALPGLDGLARLRAVDLSSNRFSGPIPLEYATSLRALERIELQDNLLNGTVPAFEQRGLVVFNVSYNFLQGEVPGTRALRRFPVSAFDHNLRLCGEAVNAVCRAGPPSAAAPATAGTSSDNPVVRPANDRDRAARKPVRFRLATWSIIVIALIAALVPFAAVLIFLHHTKKSREVRLGGRAGAAGAGDIKDKAEQGRGSGSRSTDYGKSEELQFFRADRASFDLDELFRSTAEMLGKGRLGITYRVTLDAGPVVVKRLRNMAHVPRRDFNHTMQILGKLRHENVVDLVACYYSKEEKLVVYEHVPGCSLFQLLHGNRGEGRTPLPWPARLSIAKGMARGLAYLHQSLPYFHRPPHGNLKSSNVFILFAAKSKQQKQVVTKLTDHGFHPLLPRHAHRLAAAKCPEFSRGGGRRLSSRADVYCLGLVLLELVTGKVPVEEDGDLAEWARLALSHEWSTDILDVEIVGDRGRHGDMLRLTEVALLCAAVEPDRRPKVQDIVRMIDEIAAGDGSELAER